TTTCTCGATCAGTTTGCGCCGCGTTTCCGCCGCTTTTTCCAGTTGCTCCTGCGTGGGATTTTCCGGCAGCACGGTCAAAGGTAATTCTTCAACAGAACGTCGTACAATCAACTTTGGCGGTTCAATATTTAGCCTTTCAAAGGTTAGGCCAAATTCATTCAATGCCTGAAATATCCCCTTGCGCTCCAGCTGCAGCACGTCGGCATCGATGCCAAAATCGTACAGCCGCTGCACTACCTGGCGCAGCGCCACAATTTTAATCATGTCAATGGAAGCCAATCCGCCGCCGATGACAAGCACATTTTTGTAGGGCATGATGTAGTTGGGACCTGAATAGTTGGGATCGTGACACTGGTTGAACCAGTTAGTAACCTCAGTCATGTAAAGCAGACCTTTATCGATGTAGTCGTTAATGCCCTCCACCGGCAGGGGGCGATCGCGCCAGGCGCCCAGGGCCAGCAAAATCGCCGAAAAGGGCCAGTCCTTCAGCAATTCCGCGATCTGGAAATCGCGCCCCAATTTGGTATTGGGCACAAATTGAACGTAAGGATTATCCAGCTTTTTATCGACCAGCTCTTCCTGGCGGTCGCGTAAACGTGCGTGCCATTTGGGCAAACCAAATTCCAGCTTGCCATAGGGCAGACTATTTTGTTCAAACACCACGCTGTGAATGCCCCTTTCCGCCAGTCGGCCAGCCGCTTCGGAACCGGCCACTGCGCCGCCGATGATGGCTACGATTTTATGGCTCATGGCAATACCCTTAAATATTTAAAACTGTTTGCCAAAAGAAAATCTACTCTTTTAAAAAACACAGCCGGCCTGGGCAAAGACGCTTCAGCTCCCCTTTTTTGTTTATTTGATCATCCTGATTGCAAAAAAGGTTTCCCGTCATTGACTGATAATTTTCCACTCAAATTTCCAGTCCCATTGATCAAAGTACAAATTGCCGCCATCCCATTCTACCTCGCCGCGCTGCGAATCGACCGTTTCTGAGCGAAAATGCGTTTTGGGCGGCTCAAACGGCATGGAATAATCGTCGTTAAAAATCAAACGAAAACTGTCCATACCGTTTAGATAAAAATATTTTACCTGAGGGACATCGGACTGGCGCATTCCGTAAGTCACGTCTGATGGCACCCATCCGTAAGGTTCAAAATAGATCATGCTCCAATCGTGCATGCTGTCATCTGGGGGTTGAAATTCCCATCCGCTTTGCCAGCGCGCCGGGATGCCGTTCATCCGACAAAGAGTAATGAACAACATGGTCTGAATACCGCAGTCTCCATGTTTATTCAACACCGGATAAAGCGAAAGATTGCGAATGGTGGAATATTCTCTGGCCGAAGCCCAGGTGATGTTGGTATCGATCCAGGCAAAGATCTTTTGCGCAATGCGGTAAGGGTTGGTCTCCTGCCCCACAATTTGAGCGGACAGTTTTTTCAGGGTATCGCTAAACACAATATGCGGCGGCCGTTCTTGCAGGTACTCTTTTAAAGGGCCCTCAGGATCTACCGCTTTTACTTTTTGCGGATCAATATCCACGTAAACCCCGTGCGTGGTGTATTCGTACTCCACCCAGAACTCGGTTGGCTCATTGGCAATGGCTTGCTTTTCAAAATAAATGGTGCGCTGCAGGCGGCTGTTGGGCGCCAGTTGATATGTTTTCGGTTCGCTGTTTAATATTTTAATGTTGAGCTGGCGATGAGGAATCTCTCGTGGGAAAGGAATCCAGCAGCGGATCAATTCGCCATCCGGAACCTGATCGGCATGCACCACAACGCCCTGTTTGATTCGCAGGCGCACCGGATGACCATAGGTTAAGCCGCTTTCCTGACATTCGGCAATCAAATTTTCGATATGCAGATCAAGATCAAATTTTTTCTTATTATCTGGATTTTTTTGCTTCCAGATGGCAAGGCATTCATCATCCAGGCGAAAGAGATTTCGTGCGGCATGATTAAAATATTTTTTCTGCCCGTCAATCACCATAAATTCCAGTTTTTTTTCCTTTTCCCAGCGCGCCAGGTCTTCATCGCTCACATCCGGAATGTATTTTTTTATAAATTCGACAACCTGTTCGCGTGATTTAGTAAAATCTTTGCGAATGCGCTTCATGCGCTCCAGTTCAAAGCGCAACAGGTCCTTTTCTTTTGCGCTCAAATTCTTATCGTCTGCCAGACGCTCCTTTATTATCTGTTCCGCTTTAGAGAATTCACCCCGATCTACCATATTTTGTATTTCCGTTACGGAAATTTTCTGGCAGCCTGCGAAAAAAATCCAGCCGCCTAAAAATAACATCAGCCATTTATTCATGACTTACCTCCACGCTTCGATTAAAATTCTTTTAAGATGATCTCATTTAATGGGCGTTTGGGAACATGATGAACGCCCTTATCGTCCCGCCAGTAGCGGATGTCGCCGTCCTTCCCTGCTTCTTCCAGCACAATGGTTTCGGCGGGTTTGCCCAGGGCCAGAACCAACAGTATTTCGAGGTGATCCGGAATTTTAAGAATCTGACGCAACTCATTTCGTTGAATGGAACCGATAATACAACCGGCGTAACCGGCTTCGACAGCGCCCAGCAATATGCTTTGCGCGGCAATACCGTGATCGCAATCGATGGGGAACTTGATTTTTCTGTCGGCCAGAATGACGATGTACGCCGCCGGACGCTCGCCTTCCGCCGGGCCCGGCCAGTCGCTTAAATACCCCGCCCAGGCCAGTGTGGAGAAAATGCTGGCGTTGGTCTGCGCCGAGCTGGAAATAATGTACTTCAGCGGTTGAAGATTGGCCGACGAAGGCGACAGGCGCGCCAGATCGATCCACGAGCGGAGCAATTCCACCGAAACAGCTTCGTTCTGCTTAAAACGCCGACAACTGCGGTTTTTTAAAATTAGCTCCCTTATGGTCATTTTCTCCTCCTTTTTGTTGTGCATTGCGGCTTACCATTTAAAAATAGCCATCAACCTTTTCACATCACTTCTTCTGAAATGGAAGTTCCAAAACAATTTTGCCGTTGTGCGCGGTTTTTGCGTTAATTCCATCTACAAGCGCGTTACACATCAAATTCGTTTTTGTGGCGCGCCTACCTGTTTGGACAAGGGACAAAAAATTACGCGCTTAAAAATTCACGCACTTCTTTTATTAATTCCTGCGGTGCATCGGCATGCACCCAGTGCGTCGCGCCTTTTATGGTGTGTACTCTGGCCAGCGGAAACAGGCGCTTAATGGTCGAAACGTCTTCTTCAGTGATGTAGTCCGATTTTTCGCCCCGCAAAAACAAAACCGGTTCGTCAAAAGAGTTATTCGAAGTTACCGGCCCTAAAATATGTTCAAGATTTTGATAAACGGCTTTCAAATTGATCTTCCATTCAAAGCGATTTTGTTCGTTTCGTTTCAAATTTTTTAGCAGAAACTGTCTGATAGCCGGCTGGGGAATTTTTTTGCTCAACCATTGGTCGATTTCAATTCTGGTTTTCATCTGACTGAGATTCAAAGAAAGTAAGGTTTCTAAAAAGTATTTAAAATGCGAGTGATGGTAGGCGCGGGGTGCGATATCCACCACTATTAATCGCTCGACTGGCGTCTCAAAATTAAGCGCCAGTTCCATGCCCACCTTACCGCCCAGCGAATGTCCAAGCACAACGGGGCGCTCCACTCCCTGCGTTTGAATAAACTCCTCCACATCTTCCGCCATTACCGTGTAATTAAATTCATCGCTGTGGGGCGACTGACCATGATTGCGCAAATCCAACAAAAAGAGATGATAATGTTCGCCAAGTTTTTTCCCCACGGTTAACCAGTTATCAGACATGCCGAACAGTCCATGTAAAACAATTAACGGCTTTCCCTGACCGAATTCTCTGAAAAATAACTGCATATTCCTCTCTTCTTTTTTTTTAGAAAACTTAGTCAATGCGCCAGAATAAATCAATATTGATTTTAATACCACCATTTTGATTAAAATAAAAAAGATCGGCTACGTTTCATGGCGGCAGGCGCGGCAAGCAAAAATTTACTGCCTCCAGTTGAATCATTTAGAAGAATTTGTTAGTTTTCTCTTTTAAATAAAACAGGAAAAGTACATGGAACTATTTGTAAATATTGTCATCTTAACGATCAGTACCGGGGCATTGTGGTTAGGCGCCGTGTGGGTTGTGGAATCGGCGCCACGGCTGGCACAAAAAATGGGCATTTCTGATCTGGTAATCGGTTTAACGGTCATCGCTTTTGGAACGTCCGCGCCGGAATTTGCGGTTACCATTTCTGCAGCCATCAGACATCAGGCCGATATTTCCGTTGGCAATATTGTTGGTTCCAATATATTTAATCTGGGATTCATCCTTGGCGGCGTTGCATTATTGCAAACCATCAAAACCACAAAAAAACTGGTCTATCGCGAAGGCGGATTGCTGCTGCTGGTCTCGATTATTTTGCTTTTTTTTCTAAGCGATTATTCCATTGCCATGTGGGAGGGTATCTTTCTGCTGGTGGCTCTCGCTGCCTACCTTTCCTATCTTTTTATCCACAAAGAGCCCCTGGAAGAAGAGTTCAGTCACGGCCCTTTCCGCTGGTATCATGCGCTACAATTGATAGGCGGTTTGACTCTGGTTGTTGCAGGCGGCCATTTTCTGGTCGATTCTGCGACCTTTCTGGCCAGGAAGGTCGGTCTTTCGGAGTGGGCCATTGCGGTGACCATCGTGGCGGCCGGCACTTCCGCGCCCGAATTTGCCACTTCACTGGTAGCCGCCATTAAGGGCCGTCATGGGATTTCCGCCGGCAATCTGATCGGAAGCGACCTGTTCAACATCATGGGAGTCCTGGGGCTGGCCGCTATTTTGCGCCCTTTGCACGTGGCTCAGGATGCTCCGTTCGAGATTTTTATCCTTGTTATGTTAGTGCTGACGGTGGTTATTATGATGCGCACCGGCTGGCGCGTTTCGCGCATGGAAGGTCTGGCCCTGATTATTATCAATTTAATTCGCTGGTTTTTTACTTTAAAACAATAAGTTTTTTAAGACGCTGCTGCTAAATCAGCCTCCTGTTTACCGCATGCCGTTCCTGCGATCTTTATCTTACGATGTAAAGCATGCCGGTTTTCATCCAACCAGGCGACAATTCAATCCAAAATTCTTACTTGCTTAAGCGCTGCATCTTTTGAAATAAGTAGGCGCAGCCATTAAAAAAGCCGGGCTGTGTTGCAAGACAGCATACCCGGCTTTAAAGTTCTGCGGAAAAATGTTGTTTAGGATACTTCCTCTGGAAGATCAATCCAGCCCGGGCGGGATTTAAAAATTTTTGTGCTGCTTTTAAAACTCATCCCCCATCCCCTTCTCTTTAAAAAAGAGAAGGGGCGTAGATAGCGCCGGTTTTGTTTAGCTTTTGTCTTAAATGTTAAATAAATTTCTGCGATTATTGGCGTAATCTGCGAGAAAATTACTTTGCACACGTTGCTGTTGATTTTGGTTGCGGCTGTGCTGCCTTAGTTTTTAACGGCTCCGTGACACTTTTTGTATTTTTTCCCGCTGCCGCAGGGACACGGATCGTTCGGGCCGATTTTTTCACCCACGCGGATCGGCTGTTTTTTATCCGAGCGCTGTTTGCCTGCTTTTTGAATGTCCGTCTCTTCACCAACAGCCGAGCTGAAGCCCAGTCCATCGGCCGATTCATGAATGAGCTGCATGCGCTGGGGCTGTCGCTTGCGCGCCTCGGCGCGATTCACTGGCTCTTCTACCAGTTGAAATTTCCACAGCCACTGCAGTGTTTCTTCATTGATGTCGTGAATTAATTTTTCAAACATCAAAAAGGCTTCGCGCTTGTATTCAAGTAATGGGTCTTTCTGGCCATAAGCGCGCAGATGAATGCCTTCTTTGAGCACGTCCATATCATACAGATGATCTTTCCACTTTTCATCGATCACTCTTAAGATAAAGTAGCGTTCCAGCACAGACATGCGCTCGCGGCCGATTCTTTTCTCTTTTAATTCGTAAACATGCAGAGCCTGATCGCGAATATACTGGCGAAGCGTTTCGTGGTCATATTCATCCAGATTCTGGCGCACCTGGTAAAGCGAAACATTCAACACCTTTCCGATTTCTTCTTCCAGGGCGTCCAGGTCCCACTCTTCCGGATGGGCTTTAGGCGGAGCGTACATGGCCAGCTTGTGATCGATGAATTCATCGAGGATTGATTCCACTTCTTCGCGCGTGTCTTCCTGAAACAGGGCTACTTTGCGTCGGTCGTAAATGATCTCGCGCTGTTGGTTCATTACATCGTCGTATTCCAGCAGGCGCTTACGAATGGAAAAGTTCTGCATTTCTACCTTTTTCTGCGCCTTTTCGATGGAGCGGCTAATCATGGGATGGGTGATAACCTCGCCTTCTTCAATACCCATGCGATCCATGATGCGCGCCACGCGTTCGCTGCCAAACAGACGCATCAGGTCGTCTTCCAGACTGAGAAAGAAGATACTGCTTCCCGGATCGCCCTGGCGGCCGGCGCGTCCGCGCAACTGTCGATCGATACGCCGCGATTCGTGGCGCTCTGTACCGATAATCGCCAGCCCGCCTACTTCGCGCACGCCTTCGCCCAACTTAATGTCGGTACCACGACCCGCCATATTGGTGGCAATGGTTACAGCCTGTGGTTCGCCGGCGTGTGCAATAATTTCCGCCTCACGCGCATGCTGTTTGGCATTCAATACATTGTGCGGGATGCCCCTGCGTTTTAGCATTCGGCTTAAAACTTCCGATACTTCTACCGTTGTAGTGCCCACCAGCACGGGGCGCCCTTTCTCCCGTTCTTCAATAATCTTTTCAATTACCGCGTTGTACTTTTCTCGTTTACTGCGGTAAACAACGTCGTCGTAATCGATGCGGATTACCGGTTTGTTAGTGGGTATGACCACCACATCCAGTTTGTAAATCTCCCAGAATTCCGCGGCTTCGGTTTCGGCCGTACCGGTCATGCCGGCCAGTTTATCGTACATCCTGAAATAGTTTTGCAGCGTAATGGTGGCCAGAGTTTGCGTTTCTTTTTCGATCTGCACATTTTCTTTGGCTTCAATGGCCTGGTGCAAACCATCGCTGTAGCGGCGGCCATGTAAAATACGACCGGTAAATTCATCTACAATCTGAACCTTGCCGTCCTGAACCACGTATTCCTGATCTTTTTCATAAAGCGTGTAGGCGCGCAATAATTGAGAGATATTCTGTAATTTTTCGCTGCGTTCCGTGTAAAGATTGTGCAATTCTTCTTTACGGATCACTTTTTCTTCAACGGAAAGGCTCGAATCATTTTCGATTTTTGCAATTTCCTCGCCAAGGTCGGGCAATAAGAACATGTCCGGATCATTGGGATTTAGAGCCTCGCGTCCCTTTTCGGTCAGGTCGATGATGTGATTTTTCTCATCAATAACATAATAAAGCTCGCCAAAATAGGTTTCGTCCGAAACCTTATTTTGACCTTTATCGCGGTAGTAATCGTTTTCTACCTGTTGAACGAGTGTTTTAATGCCTTTTTCATGATACAGCTTGAGCAGGCGTTTGTGTTTGGGAGCGCCGCGTTCGGCAATAAACAGTTTAACGGCTGCTTCGCGATCTTTTCCTTCTTTAAGCAGCTCTTCTGCTTCCATCACCATGCGGTTTACCAGCCGGTTCTGGTTGGCAACCAGCCGCTCCACATAGGGCTTCATTTCACGGTAGCGCTGGGCGGTGCTGTCTCCGCTTACCGGTCCGCTGATGATTAACGGCGTACGGGCTTCGTCAATTAAAACGCTATCGACCTCATCCACAATGGCGTAGTGATGGCCGCGGATTTGTACGATTTCATCCGGCGAAGAAGCCATGTTGTCGCGCAAATAGTCAAAGCCAAATTCATTGTTT
This sequence is a window from Caldithrix abyssi DSM 13497. Protein-coding genes within it:
- a CDS encoding FAD-dependent oxidoreductase, which translates into the protein MSHKIVAIIGGAVAGSEAAGRLAERGIHSVVFEQNSLPYGKLEFGLPKWHARLRDRQEELVDKKLDNPYVQFVPNTKLGRDFQIAELLKDWPFSAILLALGAWRDRPLPVEGINDYIDKGLLYMTEVTNWFNQCHDPNYSGPNYIMPYKNVLVIGGGLASIDMIKIVALRQVVQRLYDFGIDADVLQLERKGIFQALNEFGLTFERLNIEPPKLIVRRSVEELPLTVLPENPTQEQLEKAAETRRKLIEKLKEKFPFELVERHHLKDMIVKDGQLRGLVFVEKGKQEKIVSIETELVISAIGSIPEPLPGIPMKGEIYDVEDPQTGKIRGLERVFALGNAVTGKANIRQSMLHSKQVTEFIVDEYLSVDSDDYARLFEERSKLADRRVDALLQKLEDQPQVTDRQLRQIKDEVKRLQEKVGYDGHYRQWIKRHLPARLEHLKGKE
- a CDS encoding transglutaminase-like domain-containing protein; translated protein: MNKWLMLFLGGWIFFAGCQKISVTEIQNMVDRGEFSKAEQIIKERLADDKNLSAKEKDLLRFELERMKRIRKDFTKSREQVVEFIKKYIPDVSDEDLARWEKEKKLEFMVIDGQKKYFNHAARNLFRLDDECLAIWKQKNPDNKKKFDLDLHIENLIAECQESGLTYGHPVRLRIKQGVVVHADQVPDGELIRCWIPFPREIPHRQLNIKILNSEPKTYQLAPNSRLQRTIYFEKQAIANEPTEFWVEYEYTTHGVYVDIDPQKVKAVDPEGPLKEYLQERPPHIVFSDTLKKLSAQIVGQETNPYRIAQKIFAWIDTNITWASAREYSTIRNLSLYPVLNKHGDCGIQTMLFITLCRMNGIPARWQSGWEFQPPDDSMHDWSMIYFEPYGWVPSDVTYGMRQSDVPQVKYFYLNGMDSFRLIFNDDYSMPFEPPKTHFRSETVDSQRGEVEWDGGNLYFDQWDWKFEWKIISQ
- a CDS encoding nitroreductase family protein, which encodes MTIRELILKNRSCRRFKQNEAVSVELLRSWIDLARLSPSSANLQPLKYIISSSAQTNASIFSTLAWAGYLSDWPGPAEGERPAAYIVILADRKIKFPIDCDHGIAAQSILLGAVEAGYAGCIIGSIQRNELRQILKIPDHLEILLVLALGKPAETIVLEEAGKDGDIRYWRDDKGVHHVPKRPLNEIILKEF
- a CDS encoding alpha/beta fold hydrolase; its protein translation is MQLFFREFGQGKPLIVLHGLFGMSDNWLTVGKKLGEHYHLFLLDLRNHGQSPHSDEFNYTVMAEDVEEFIQTQGVERPVVLGHSLGGKVGMELALNFETPVERLIVVDIAPRAYHHSHFKYFLETLLSLNLSQMKTRIEIDQWLSKKIPQPAIRQFLLKNLKRNEQNRFEWKINLKAVYQNLEHILGPVTSNNSFDEPVLFLRGEKSDYITEEDVSTIKRLFPLARVHTIKGATHWVHADAPQELIKEVREFLSA
- a CDS encoding sodium:calcium antiporter — its product is MELFVNIVILTISTGALWLGAVWVVESAPRLAQKMGISDLVIGLTVIAFGTSAPEFAVTISAAIRHQADISVGNIVGSNIFNLGFILGGVALLQTIKTTKKLVYREGGLLLLVSIILLFFLSDYSIAMWEGIFLLVALAAYLSYLFIHKEPLEEEFSHGPFRWYHALQLIGGLTLVVAGGHFLVDSATFLARKVGLSEWAIAVTIVAAGTSAPEFATSLVAAIKGRHGISAGNLIGSDLFNIMGVLGLAAILRPLHVAQDAPFEIFILVMLVLTVVIMMRTGWRVSRMEGLALIIINLIRWFFTLKQ
- the secA gene encoding preprotein translocase subunit SecA — protein: MIQKLITKIFGTKHERDVKKLWPIVEQINEYFEQFEKLSDEELQKKTEEFKERLAAGETTDDILPEAFAAVKQACKRLLGKKWMVVGREMTWNMVPFDVQLLGGIVLHQGKIAEMATGEGKTLVATMPLYLNALEGKGAHLVTVNDYLAQRDAEWMGEVYKFLGLTVGVILNNMDARQRREAYNCDITYGTNNEFGFDYLRDNMASSPDEIVQIRGHHYAIVDEVDSVLIDEARTPLIISGPVSGDSTAQRYREMKPYVERLVANQNRLVNRMVMEAEELLKEGKDREAAVKLFIAERGAPKHKRLLKLYHEKGIKTLVQQVENDYYRDKGQNKVSDETYFGELYYVIDEKNHIIDLTEKGREALNPNDPDMFLLPDLGEEIAKIENDSSLSVEEKVIRKEELHNLYTERSEKLQNISQLLRAYTLYEKDQEYVVQDGKVQIVDEFTGRILHGRRYSDGLHQAIEAKENVQIEKETQTLATITLQNYFRMYDKLAGMTGTAETEAAEFWEIYKLDVVVIPTNKPVIRIDYDDVVYRSKREKYNAVIEKIIEEREKGRPVLVGTTTVEVSEVLSRMLKRRGIPHNVLNAKQHAREAEIIAHAGEPQAVTIATNMAGRGTDIKLGEGVREVGGLAIIGTERHESRRIDRQLRGRAGRQGDPGSSIFFLSLEDDLMRLFGSERVARIMDRMGIEEGEVITHPMISRSIEKAQKKVEMQNFSIRKRLLEYDDVMNQQREIIYDRRKVALFQEDTREEVESILDEFIDHKLAMYAPPKAHPEEWDLDALEEEIGKVLNVSLYQVRQNLDEYDHETLRQYIRDQALHVYELKEKRIGRERMSVLERYFILRVIDEKWKDHLYDMDVLKEGIHLRAYGQKDPLLEYKREAFLMFEKLIHDINEETLQWLWKFQLVEEPVNRAEARKRQPQRMQLIHESADGLGFSSAVGEETDIQKAGKQRSDKKQPIRVGEKIGPNDPCPCGSGKKYKKCHGAVKN